Sequence from the Wielerella bovis genome:
TATATTAATACATTATATATTAATACATTAATTTTGCTTGTCGCAAGCAAACTTTCGTTGAGTTATATCCTGAAAATTTAATGAGAAAATGATTAAAACCTTAAAACCAATATAACTTCTTACTTATTATCAAGATTGAGGAATAAGTTTTGATTAAATTTCAGCATGATACTTTCAGAATATGGCTTTTAATCCACCGCAGATTGAAAATGCTTTGTACCAGAAGTACAAACTTATGTTCAATTCTGTAAATATTTCATCATAAATATAGGAGAAACCATTATGAAAAAAGTTCTACTCTCCCTCATGGTATTAGGTGTCGCAGCCTGTTCAGACAATACTAAACAAGCTGAATCTCCTACCACCACACAAACAACCGCAGAAAGCACAAATAAACCCTCTTATCGTGTCGTATCCGAAGTAAGCTACGCACCATTCATTATGCGCGATGAAAACAAAAAAATCAGTGGCTTTGAATACGATTTACTCAATGCCATTGCTGCCAAACAAGGTTTTACGCTGACTTTTGAACCGCATACATGGGAAGGTATTTTTGATACATTAGATAGCAATCGTGCTGATATTATTAGCGCTGGTCTGAGTATCACCGAAGAGCGTAAACAAAAATGGAGCTTTTCTGATGCTTATTTCCAAACTTCTATTGCTGCATTGGTTCCAGAAAATTCCCCCATCAAAAGTTTTGCTGATTTAAAAGCGCGTAAAGTTGGCTTTCAAAAAGGGGCGTTATCAGAACAATTTGCAAAACAATTTGGCGCAGACCTCTCCAATTCACAACCATCTAATACTTCTTGGTTGCGATGGAAAAGCATTGTATCCAATGGAAATGAAGCTATTATAGATGATGTAGGCCCATTGAAATATTATGAAAAACAGTATCCTAACGAAAAAGTTCGTATCATTACTGATGATAGTTTGCCGAAATTTGATTATGGTTTTGCAGTGCGTAAAACCGATGCCGAATTATTAAATAAATTGAATGCAGGTTTAGCACAAATCAAACAAGACGGAACATATGACCGCTTGTATCAACAATATTTTGCGCAGTAATCTTAGAACCTGTATTCACAATCTTAATAGCTTGCTTTTATCGCCACTTCATGCGCCCACTGCGTTGGCTTTCATGCCAATATGTTCAATATTGGCATGAAAAGTTGCCTTGTATTCACAAGTG
This genomic interval carries:
- a CDS encoding transporter substrate-binding domain-containing protein, whose product is MKKVLLSLMVLGVAACSDNTKQAESPTTTQTTAESTNKPSYRVVSEVSYAPFIMRDENKKISGFEYDLLNAIAAKQGFTLTFEPHTWEGIFDTLDSNRADIISAGLSITEERKQKWSFSDAYFQTSIAALVPENSPIKSFADLKARKVGFQKGALSEQFAKQFGADLSNSQPSNTSWLRWKSIVSNGNEAIIDDVGPLKYYEKQYPNEKVRIITDDSLPKFDYGFAVRKTDAELLNKLNAGLAQIKQDGTYDRLYQQYFAQ